One window of Klebsiella quasivariicola genomic DNA carries:
- the mrkC gene encoding type 3 fimbria usher protein MrkC: MKQRSFCPGRLSTAIALALCCFPPFSSGQENPGTVYQFNDGFIVGSREKVDLSRFSTSAISEGTYSLDVYTNDEWKGRYDLRIARDKDGQLGVCYTKAMLAQYGIAAEKLNPQLSEQEGYCGSLKSWRNEENVKDNLVQSSLRLNISVPQIYEDQRLKNYVSPEFWDKGITALNLGWMANAWNSHTSSVGGSDNSSAYLGVNAGLSWDGWLLKHIGNLNWQQQQGKAHWNSNQTYLQRPIPQINSIVSGGQIFTNGEFFDTIGLRGVNLSTDDNMFPDGMRSYAPEIRGVAQSNALVTVRQGSNIIYQTTVPPGPFTLQDVYPSGYGSDLEVSVKEADGSVEVFSVPYASVAQLLRPGMTRYALSAGKVDDSALRNKPMLYQATWQHGLNNLLTGYTGVTGFDDYQAFLVGTGMNTGIGALSFDVTHSRLKSDTYDESGQSYRATFNRMFTDTQTSIVLAAYRYSTKGYYNLNDALYAVDQEKNSRSNYTLWRQKNGMTFTVNQNLPDGWGGFYLSGRVSDYWNRSGTEKQYQVSYNNSFGRLSWSASAQRVYTPDSSGHRRDDRISLNFSYPLWFGDNRTANLTSNTSFNNSRFASSQIGINGSLDRENNLNYGVSTTTATGGQHDVALNGSYRTPWTTLNGSYSQGEGYRQSGIGASGTMIAHSGGVVLSPESGSTMALIEAKDAAGAMLPGSPGTRVDSNGYAILPYLRPYRINAVEIDPKGSHDDVAFDRTVAQVVPWEGSVVKVAFGTTVQNNLTLQARQANHEPLPFAASIFSPEGKEIGVVGQGSMMFISDANAKRAIVKWSGGQCSVDLGPQTTKDSVCR; this comes from the coding sequence ATGAAGCAGAGGTCATTCTGCCCGGGAAGATTAAGTACCGCGATCGCCCTCGCGCTGTGCTGCTTTCCGCCATTTTCCAGCGGACAGGAAAACCCGGGAACGGTATATCAATTTAACGACGGCTTTATTGTCGGCAGTCGCGAAAAGGTCGACCTGTCGCGCTTTTCGACCAGCGCAATTAGCGAAGGCACATACTCCCTTGATGTCTACACCAACGACGAGTGGAAAGGGCGCTACGATCTGCGCATCGCGCGCGACAAAGACGGTCAACTCGGCGTCTGCTACACCAAAGCCATGCTGGCGCAGTACGGCATCGCAGCGGAAAAGCTCAATCCACAGCTCAGCGAGCAGGAAGGCTACTGCGGTAGCCTCAAATCCTGGCGCAACGAAGAAAACGTCAAAGACAACCTGGTCCAGTCCTCTTTGCGCCTGAACATCTCGGTGCCGCAGATCTATGAAGATCAACGACTGAAAAACTATGTCAGCCCGGAGTTCTGGGATAAAGGCATTACCGCGCTTAATCTTGGCTGGATGGCCAACGCCTGGAATAGCCACACCTCTTCGGTCGGCGGATCGGATAACAGCAGCGCCTATCTGGGCGTTAACGCGGGTCTGTCGTGGGACGGCTGGCTGCTAAAGCACATCGGTAACCTGAACTGGCAGCAGCAGCAGGGTAAAGCGCACTGGAACAGCAACCAGACCTATCTCCAGCGCCCCATTCCGCAGATCAACTCCATCGTCAGCGGCGGGCAGATTTTTACCAATGGTGAATTTTTCGACACTATCGGTCTGCGCGGGGTCAACCTTTCTACCGATGACAATATGTTCCCGGACGGCATGCGCTCCTATGCCCCGGAAATTCGCGGCGTGGCGCAGAGCAACGCCCTCGTCACCGTGCGCCAGGGCAGCAACATCATCTATCAGACCACCGTCCCGCCAGGGCCATTCACCCTGCAGGATGTCTATCCATCCGGCTATGGCAGTGACCTTGAGGTCTCGGTAAAAGAGGCGGATGGCTCGGTGGAAGTGTTTAGCGTACCTTACGCTTCCGTTGCCCAGCTGCTGCGCCCGGGAATGACCCGCTACGCCCTCTCTGCCGGTAAAGTGGACGACAGCGCTCTGCGCAACAAACCAATGCTCTACCAGGCCACCTGGCAGCATGGTCTCAACAACCTGCTGACCGGCTACACCGGGGTTACCGGCTTCGACGATTATCAGGCCTTCCTGGTGGGGACCGGGATGAACACCGGCATCGGTGCGCTCTCCTTTGACGTAACCCATTCGCGGCTGAAAAGCGATACCTATGATGAATCGGGCCAGAGCTATCGCGCGACCTTTAACCGCATGTTTACCGATACCCAGACCAGCATCGTGCTGGCGGCGTATCGCTACTCGACGAAAGGCTATTACAACCTCAACGACGCGCTGTATGCCGTCGATCAGGAAAAAAACAGCCGCAGCAACTACACCCTGTGGCGGCAGAAAAACGGCATGACCTTCACCGTGAACCAGAACCTGCCGGACGGCTGGGGCGGGTTTTATCTCAGCGGTCGCGTCTCCGATTACTGGAACCGTTCCGGAACCGAGAAGCAGTACCAGGTCAGCTACAACAATTCGTTTGGTCGTCTCTCCTGGTCGGCGAGCGCCCAGCGCGTCTATACGCCGGATAGCTCCGGTCATCGTCGCGACGATCGTATTTCACTCAACTTCAGCTACCCGCTGTGGTTTGGTGACAACCGCACTGCCAACCTGACATCGAATACTTCGTTCAACAACTCGCGTTTTGCCAGTTCGCAGATCGGCATCAACGGTTCGCTGGACCGTGAAAACAACCTCAACTACGGCGTGTCCACCACGACCGCCACCGGTGGTCAGCACGATGTGGCGCTCAACGGCAGCTACCGTACGCCATGGACCACGCTCAACGGCAGTTACAGCCAGGGCGAAGGCTATCGTCAGAGCGGTATCGGCGCCAGCGGGACAATGATTGCCCACAGCGGCGGCGTGGTGCTCTCGCCGGAAAGCGGTTCGACGATGGCGCTGATTGAGGCCAAAGACGCGGCCGGCGCGATGCTCCCTGGTTCGCCGGGCACCCGCGTGGACAGCAATGGCTACGCCATCCTGCCGTATCTGCGCCCGTACCGGATTAACGCCGTTGAAATCGACCCGAAAGGCAGCCATGACGACGTGGCATTCGATCGCACCGTGGCGCAGGTTGTGCCGTGGGAAGGCAGCGTAGTGAAGGTGGCGTTTGGTACCACGGTGCAGAACAACCTTACTCTGCAGGCGCGTCAGGCAAACCATGAACCGCTGCCGTTCGCCGCGAGTATTTTCTCTCCTGAGGGCAAAGAGATCGGCGTCGTTGGCCAGGGCAGCATGATGTTTATCAGCGATGCGAACGCCAAACGCGCGATTGTGAAGTGGAGCGGCGGGCAGTGTTCGGTGGATCTGGGACCGCAAACAACAAAGGATAGCGTATGTCGCTGA
- the mrkD gene encoding type 3 fimbria adhesin subunit MrkD produces MSLRKLLTLFIVLMALGTTSSWAVCTRLSSPTVMLDMVVGRVVVPPDLPVGSVILTRDWTMSAPGGASYRCTSGTNRFAAKIVAPGATDLGNKIYSTNVPGIGMRFSRGGATVNIVYPDVFSSRVSGTTSYSLEGSRFTLEIIKTAATTGSGTLATGKYTSYDWESGGNPILETYLSANAITVVSPSCTVMSGKNMNVDVGSIRRSDLKGVGTTAGGKDFNIDLQCSGGLSETGYANISTSFSGTLATSTTATMGALLNEKAGSGMAKGVGIQVLKDGSPLQFNKKYTVGRLNNQETRYITIPLHARFYQYGPTTSTGEVESHMIFNLTYD; encoded by the coding sequence ATGTCGCTGAGGAAATTACTAACGCTTTTTATCGTCTTAATGGCGCTGGGAACCACCTCGTCCTGGGCCGTCTGTACGCGTCTCTCTTCGCCAACGGTGATGCTGGACATGGTGGTGGGCAGGGTGGTGGTGCCCCCGGATCTGCCGGTGGGATCGGTGATCCTCACCCGCGACTGGACGATGAGCGCCCCCGGCGGCGCGAGCTATCGCTGTACCTCCGGCACCAACCGCTTTGCGGCGAAGATTGTTGCGCCAGGGGCCACGGACCTCGGCAATAAAATCTATTCCACCAACGTGCCGGGTATCGGCATGCGTTTCAGCCGCGGCGGCGCGACGGTCAATATCGTCTATCCCGACGTCTTTTCGTCTCGGGTATCGGGTACTACCAGCTATTCGCTGGAGGGGTCGCGCTTTACGCTGGAGATAATCAAAACCGCAGCAACCACCGGCAGCGGCACCCTGGCGACGGGAAAATACACCTCCTATGACTGGGAGAGCGGCGGTAACCCGATCCTCGAAACCTACCTGAGCGCCAACGCCATCACCGTGGTCTCGCCCTCCTGTACGGTGATGAGCGGCAAGAATATGAATGTCGATGTGGGCTCCATCCGGCGCAGCGATCTGAAAGGCGTGGGAACCACCGCGGGCGGGAAAGATTTTAATATCGATCTGCAGTGCAGCGGCGGCCTGAGTGAAACCGGGTATGCCAACATCAGCACCTCGTTCTCCGGCACTTTGGCTACCAGCACGACGGCGACCATGGGCGCCTTGCTGAATGAAAAGGCCGGTAGCGGCATGGCGAAAGGTGTCGGTATCCAGGTGCTGAAGGATGGATCGCCCTTGCAGTTCAATAAGAAATACACCGTCGGCCGCCTGAATAACCAGGAAACACGCTACATCACCATACCGCTGCATGCGCGTTTTTATCAGTATGGCCCGACGACCAGTACTGGTGAGGTGGAGTCGCATATGATCTTTAACCTGACGTACGATTAA
- the mrkF gene encoding type 3 fimbria minor subunit MrkF, which produces MKGLPKHTIAWLLFCGSLAAPSAWGFETNYDRGRVDFAGRVTDISCSVALNGGQHAGSGNVWLAPVSLAEVHDRGAGAFMKPQSFTLALSNCQLRHDGGAASQDEVRRVSVRWIDGFLLTAVGNENAGYLANTLPDGAQNIYLALSTNDNNTLDKSNKIVPADPQQNQVRLQESAVSGGLFTYYVGYVSPTPKSATSGPITSWATWELVYN; this is translated from the coding sequence ATGAAGGGATTGCCGAAACACACTATCGCGTGGCTGCTGTTTTGTGGCAGCCTCGCCGCCCCCTCGGCGTGGGGTTTTGAGACCAACTATGACCGCGGACGTGTCGATTTTGCCGGTCGGGTAACGGATATCTCCTGTAGCGTCGCGCTGAATGGCGGTCAGCATGCCGGCAGCGGCAATGTCTGGCTGGCCCCGGTCAGCCTGGCGGAAGTGCACGATCGCGGGGCCGGGGCATTTATGAAGCCGCAGTCGTTTACCCTGGCGCTGTCAAATTGCCAGTTGCGCCATGATGGGGGCGCCGCCTCGCAGGATGAAGTGCGCCGGGTCAGCGTGCGCTGGATTGACGGTTTTTTACTGACGGCGGTCGGCAACGAGAATGCGGGCTATCTGGCCAATACCTTGCCTGATGGTGCGCAGAATATTTATCTGGCGCTATCGACCAACGATAATAATACGCTGGATAAGAGTAATAAAATTGTCCCAGCGGACCCGCAGCAAAATCAGGTGCGTTTGCAGGAAAGCGCGGTCAGCGGCGGCCTGTTTACCTATTATGTTGGCTATGTTTCGCCCACGCCAAAAAGCGCCACCAGCGGGCCGATTACCAGCTGGGCAACGTGGGAATTAGTTTATAATTAA
- the mkrJ gene encoding phosphodiesterase MrkJ, producing the protein MNTKISEDNILSRNDIAVRYVFQKMFSPQGTLVAVECLSRFDNLSVSPEDFFRHATAAVRERIFLEQLALIEKHKAWFLRNHISATINVDDHILNLLRQQEIKAKVAGLTCVHFEVTENAENLLHNSLAAWQNPQDTSLWLDDFGSGYAGINAIRGYHFDYVKIDKDFFWHLMRKESGRQLMDALVTFLSRNQHNVIIEGVESEAHKEWLQGMEWFAIQGHYWQEVSIEQLVADDIAM; encoded by the coding sequence ATGAACACTAAAATATCCGAAGACAACATTTTATCTCGTAATGATATCGCTGTACGCTACGTCTTTCAGAAAATGTTTTCCCCGCAAGGTACCCTGGTCGCGGTTGAATGTTTAAGCCGCTTTGATAATCTTTCTGTTTCTCCCGAAGATTTTTTCCGCCATGCCACTGCCGCCGTTCGTGAACGTATTTTTCTCGAACAACTGGCGCTGATTGAAAAGCATAAAGCATGGTTTTTACGTAACCATATTTCCGCAACAATTAACGTTGATGACCATATCCTGAACCTGTTGCGGCAGCAGGAAATAAAAGCCAAAGTTGCCGGCCTGACCTGCGTCCATTTTGAGGTGACCGAAAACGCCGAGAATCTGCTACATAATTCTCTTGCCGCCTGGCAGAATCCACAGGATACCTCCCTGTGGCTCGACGACTTCGGCTCCGGCTACGCGGGGATTAATGCTATTCGCGGTTATCATTTTGACTATGTGAAAATTGATAAGGATTTTTTCTGGCACCTGATGCGTAAAGAATCCGGCCGTCAGTTGATGGATGCGCTGGTAACCTTTTTATCGCGCAACCAGCATAATGTGATTATTGAAGGTGTCGAAAGCGAAGCCCATAAAGAATGGCTGCAGGGAATGGAGTGGTTTGCTATTCAGGGACATTACTGGCAGGAAGTCAGTATTGAACAACTGGTCGCAGACGATATTGCCATGTAA
- the mrkH gene encoding transcriptional activator MrkH codes for MTEGTIKTSKYEIIAIFREELRKRTEIEIFFNNTSIITQLTRVDFAEFHIQTHRKIPSGHKTRFLLHSDSGKIEFNATLTKHDNSGVDKGIRYAFSLPECLQVVQRRRDPRFRLRHEHDFYCRGRHKNGENYLFDIKDISDGGCALITKTPNLKFLSHNALLKNAVLMLAEYGEITIDLVVKNVIVITLDNTQEESESYYQISCQFKFRHLDDQRRIEKILLDLILEAKRKKRM; via the coding sequence ATGACAGAGGGAACGATAAAGACCAGTAAGTATGAAATTATTGCTATTTTCCGCGAGGAGTTGCGCAAACGTACTGAAATTGAAATATTTTTTAACAACACCAGTATCATTACCCAACTGACGCGCGTGGATTTTGCCGAGTTTCATATTCAGACCCATCGCAAAATCCCGTCAGGCCATAAAACTCGCTTTCTCCTGCATAGCGATTCAGGGAAAATAGAGTTTAATGCAACCCTGACAAAACATGACAATAGCGGTGTAGATAAAGGTATCCGCTACGCTTTTTCATTGCCTGAATGCCTGCAGGTGGTACAGCGTCGTCGGGATCCCCGCTTTCGTTTACGCCATGAGCATGACTTTTATTGTCGCGGCCGCCATAAGAATGGCGAAAACTATCTTTTCGATATCAAAGACATTTCTGACGGCGGTTGCGCATTGATAACCAAGACGCCAAATCTGAAATTTCTCAGCCATAACGCGTTGCTGAAAAACGCCGTACTGATGCTGGCGGAATATGGCGAGATCACCATCGACCTGGTGGTGAAGAATGTCATTGTTATCACCCTGGATAACACGCAGGAAGAGAGCGAAAGTTACTATCAGATATCCTGTCAGTTTAAGTTTCGTCATCTCGACGACCAACGCAGAATAGAGAAGATACTGCTGGACTTGATCTTAGAAGCCAAGCGCAAAAAGAGAATGTGA
- a CDS encoding oxidoreductase, protein MGYGAMQLAGPGVFGPPKDPEEAVRVLQAAVEAGVNHIDTSDFYGPHITNQLIRKALHPYPDDLCIVTKVSARRDEKGNWLPAMSPGELTQAVEDNLRHLGLDVLEVVNLRSMFSPHGPVEGSLEAPLATLLELKERGLIRHIGLSNVTAKQVADAQKMTPIVCVQNLYNIAHRADDALVDALAAQHIAWVPFFPLGGFTPLQAQELNDVAASLEATPMQVALAWLLQRAPNILLIPGTSSRAHLAENIAAAELALPAEALRTLDNIAASPRP, encoded by the coding sequence TTGGGTTATGGCGCGATGCAGCTGGCCGGCCCCGGCGTCTTCGGCCCGCCGAAAGATCCTGAGGAGGCTGTTCGCGTGCTGCAGGCTGCCGTCGAGGCCGGAGTCAACCATATCGATACCTCTGATTTTTACGGCCCGCATATTACCAATCAGCTGATCCGCAAAGCGCTCCATCCTTACCCGGACGATCTGTGCATTGTCACGAAGGTCAGCGCGCGCCGCGACGAGAAGGGCAACTGGCTGCCGGCGATGTCCCCTGGCGAACTGACCCAGGCCGTCGAGGATAATTTGCGCCATCTGGGGCTCGACGTGCTGGAGGTGGTAAACCTGCGCAGTATGTTCAGCCCCCACGGCCCGGTGGAGGGATCGCTGGAGGCGCCGCTCGCCACGCTGCTGGAGCTGAAAGAGCGGGGATTGATCCGTCACATCGGCCTGAGCAACGTGACGGCGAAACAGGTCGCCGATGCGCAGAAAATGACCCCCATCGTCTGCGTGCAAAACCTGTATAACATCGCCCATCGCGCCGACGACGCGCTGGTGGACGCCCTCGCCGCCCAGCACATCGCCTGGGTGCCCTTCTTCCCGCTGGGCGGTTTTACGCCACTGCAGGCGCAGGAGCTGAACGACGTCGCGGCCTCGCTTGAGGCGACGCCAATGCAGGTCGCGCTGGCGTGGCTGCTCCAGCGCGCGCCAAATATATTGCTGATCCCCGGCACCTCATCCCGGGCGCACCTGGCGGAAAATATTGCCGCCGCCGAGCTGGCCCTGCCGGCGGAGGCTCTGCGCACTCTGGATAATATTGCCGCCAGTCCGCGCCCCTGA
- a CDS encoding amino acid permease: protein MSKIWSKEETLWSFALYGTAVGAGTLFLPIQLGSAGAIVLFITALVAWPLTYWPHKALSQFILSANIAPGTGITGAVNHYYGKKIGNLITGLYFLAFFVVVLIYAVAITNSLAEQVAHHTPITPALRALLSLGVVLVLNLIFLMGRQVTIKVMGFLVFPLIACFLFLSLYLIRNWHPEHLTSQMQFSTQTLHQVWISIPVMVFAFSHTPIISTFAIDQQEKHGDLAMGKCKKIMKVAYTIICASVLFFVFSCLLAIPATYIETARDQGVTILSALSMVPGAPGWLAVTGIIVAVVAMSKSFLGTYFGVIEGASEIVKSSLGLLGVRKSRAFNRAMSILIVSAFTFAVCFINPNAISMIYAISGPLIAMILFIMPTLSTWLIPALKPYRSVGNAITLAVGLLCVSVMFFG from the coding sequence ATGTCTAAAATTTGGTCTAAAGAAGAAACTCTTTGGAGTTTTGCCTTATATGGCACTGCAGTAGGCGCTGGGACGCTATTTCTACCGATCCAACTGGGTTCGGCTGGCGCCATTGTCCTTTTCATCACCGCGCTGGTCGCGTGGCCGCTCACTTACTGGCCCCATAAAGCGTTAAGCCAGTTTATTCTGTCGGCTAATATCGCGCCGGGTACCGGGATCACCGGCGCGGTCAATCACTACTATGGTAAGAAAATAGGCAACCTGATCACCGGTCTCTATTTTCTCGCCTTCTTTGTGGTGGTGCTCATCTATGCCGTGGCCATCACCAACTCGCTGGCCGAACAGGTGGCGCATCACACCCCAATAACGCCTGCGCTGCGCGCGCTGCTGAGTCTGGGGGTTGTGCTGGTTCTCAATCTGATCTTTCTCATGGGACGGCAGGTCACCATCAAGGTGATGGGCTTTCTGGTTTTCCCGCTTATTGCCTGCTTTCTGTTCCTCTCCCTCTATTTAATCCGCAACTGGCATCCGGAGCATCTCACCAGCCAGATGCAGTTCAGCACTCAGACGCTCCACCAGGTCTGGATCTCCATTCCCGTGATGGTTTTCGCTTTTAGCCATACGCCGATCATCTCGACTTTTGCTATCGACCAGCAGGAGAAACACGGCGACCTGGCCATGGGTAAATGCAAAAAAATCATGAAGGTGGCCTACACCATCATCTGCGCCAGCGTGCTGTTTTTTGTTTTCAGCTGCCTGCTGGCGATCCCGGCAACGTATATTGAGACCGCCCGCGATCAGGGGGTGACCATCCTCTCCGCCCTGTCGATGGTGCCGGGCGCACCGGGCTGGCTGGCGGTGACTGGCATCATCGTCGCGGTGGTCGCCATGTCTAAATCGTTTCTCGGCACCTACTTCGGGGTGATTGAAGGCGCCAGCGAAATCGTCAAAAGCTCGCTGGGACTGTTAGGCGTGCGCAAGAGCCGCGCCTTCAACCGCGCGATGTCGATCCTGATTGTTTCCGCTTTCACCTTTGCGGTGTGCTTTATCAACCCGAACGCCATCTCCATGATCTACGCCATCAGCGGGCCGCTTATCGCCATGATCCTGTTTATCATGCCCACGCTGTCGACCTGGCTTATTCCGGCGCTGAAGCCGTACCGCTCGGTGGGTAACGCCATTACGCTGGCGGTCGGCCTGCTCTGCGTCTCCGTGATGTTCTTCGGCTGA
- a CDS encoding multidrug/biocide efflux PACE transporter: protein MQQTPHQRKTLMERIIHAITFEGLATLILAPTAAWLMQRSVVEMGGLSILLATLAMVWNIIYNAVFDRLWPVSRFPRQLKVRALHALGFETGFVIIGVTMVAIVLGVSLLQAFMLEIGFMLFFLPYTMVFNWLWDTLRERVIRHRRPRQAARG, encoded by the coding sequence ATGCAACAGACCCCACATCAGCGCAAGACGCTCATGGAACGTATTATCCACGCCATCACCTTCGAAGGGCTGGCGACGCTGATCCTCGCCCCCACCGCCGCCTGGCTGATGCAACGCTCGGTGGTCGAGATGGGTGGGCTGAGCATTCTGCTCGCTACTCTGGCGATGGTATGGAACATTATTTACAACGCGGTTTTCGATCGCCTGTGGCCGGTCTCCCGCTTTCCCCGCCAGCTGAAAGTGCGTGCGCTGCATGCGCTGGGCTTCGAGACCGGATTCGTCATTATCGGCGTCACCATGGTAGCGATTGTGCTGGGCGTGTCGCTGCTGCAGGCGTTTATGCTGGAGATCGGCTTTATGCTCTTCTTCCTGCCCTACACCATGGTCTTTAACTGGCTCTGGGACACGCTGCGCGAGCGCGTTATCCGTCATCGCCGCCCGCGCCAGGCTGCGCGCGGGTAA
- a CDS encoding LysR family transcriptional regulator, with the protein MRYSPEALTAFVEAVDSGSFSAAARRLRKSQSTISTAIANLEADLGVTLFDRATRQPTLTAQGEQVLSYVKAILAASERLDELAVSLSGETEPRLTFVLSDTLHPDVLEDLLVQFDRRFPHTEFECLIGEDEDVIDLLQKARAQVGLIEARDRYPTDIGSTRLPLQTAMGIYVAPEHPLATQGKVAWDELQSWRELRLSTFLASATEPAGGQVWSAPNYLLLLSMAAQGFGWCILPCALVAEFAPQGRLVALDIPGWPRSISVDLLWNKKAPPGAAGSWLREHLQRR; encoded by the coding sequence ATGCGTTATTCACCGGAAGCCTTAACCGCCTTTGTGGAGGCGGTCGACAGCGGATCGTTCTCCGCCGCCGCCCGCCGCCTGCGCAAAAGCCAGTCGACGATCAGTACCGCCATCGCCAACCTGGAGGCTGACCTCGGCGTGACTCTCTTCGATCGGGCAACGCGCCAGCCGACGCTGACGGCGCAGGGAGAGCAAGTGCTGAGCTATGTTAAAGCGATCCTCGCCGCCAGCGAGCGGCTGGATGAGCTGGCGGTGTCGCTGTCCGGCGAGACGGAGCCGCGGCTGACCTTTGTGCTCTCGGATACCCTGCACCCGGACGTGCTGGAAGATCTGCTGGTGCAGTTTGACCGCCGCTTCCCCCACACCGAGTTTGAGTGTTTGATTGGCGAAGATGAAGATGTCATCGATCTCCTGCAAAAAGCCCGCGCTCAGGTCGGGCTGATTGAGGCGCGGGACCGCTATCCGACCGATATCGGCAGCACCCGCCTGCCGCTGCAGACGGCAATGGGCATTTATGTGGCCCCTGAGCATCCGCTGGCGACGCAGGGCAAGGTCGCCTGGGATGAGCTGCAGAGCTGGCGCGAGCTGCGTTTAAGCACCTTCCTGGCCAGCGCCACGGAGCCGGCAGGCGGTCAGGTCTGGTCGGCGCCGAACTACCTGCTGTTGCTCAGTATGGCGGCGCAGGGATTCGGCTGGTGCATTTTGCCTTGCGCGCTGGTGGCGGAGTTTGCACCGCAGGGCAGGCTGGTGGCGCTTGATATTCCCGGCTGGCCGCGCTCGATTTCGGTCGACCTGCTGTGGAATAAGAAAGCGCCGCCGGGAGCGGCCGGCAGCTGGCTACGTGAGCATCTGCAGCGGCGCTAA
- a CDS encoding acetyl-CoA C-acetyltransferase produces the protein MKDVVIVGALRTPIGCFQGALSRHSAVELGSVVVKALVEQTGIDPHSVDEVILGQVLTAGTGQNPARQSAIRGGLPNTVSAITINDVCGSGLKALHLATQAIQCGEADVVIAGGQENMSRAPHVLTDSRTGAQLGNSQLIDSLVHDGLWDAFNDYHMGVTAENLAREYGISRELQDAWALSSQHKARKAIDSGRFRDEIVPVITEYNGTPRTVDTDEQPRVDASAEGLASLQPTFDRLGSVTAGNASSINDGAAAVMMMSESKALELGLPILARIRAFASVGVDPALMGIAPVHATRRCLERAGWRLDDVDLIEANEAFAAQAISVGRVLEWDERRVNVNGGAIALGHPIGASGCRILVSLVHEMIKRDARKGLATLCIGGGQGVALAVERA, from the coding sequence ATGAAGGATGTCGTGATCGTCGGCGCGCTGCGAACGCCGATTGGCTGCTTTCAGGGCGCGTTATCGCGCCATTCAGCCGTCGAGCTGGGGAGCGTGGTGGTGAAGGCGCTGGTTGAGCAGACGGGGATCGATCCGCACAGTGTGGATGAGGTGATCCTCGGCCAGGTGCTGACCGCGGGAACCGGACAAAACCCGGCGCGTCAGTCCGCTATTCGCGGTGGGCTGCCTAACACCGTATCGGCTATCACCATTAACGACGTCTGTGGTTCCGGCCTGAAAGCCCTGCACCTCGCCACCCAGGCGATCCAGTGCGGGGAAGCGGACGTGGTGATCGCTGGCGGTCAGGAGAACATGAGCCGCGCTCCGCATGTCCTTACCGATAGCCGCACCGGCGCCCAGCTGGGCAACAGCCAGCTGATTGACAGTCTGGTGCATGACGGCCTGTGGGACGCCTTCAACGATTATCATATGGGCGTCACGGCGGAAAACCTGGCCCGGGAATATGGCATCAGCCGTGAGCTGCAGGATGCCTGGGCGCTCAGCTCGCAGCATAAGGCGCGCAAGGCGATTGATTCCGGACGCTTTCGCGACGAGATTGTCCCGGTGATCACCGAGTATAACGGTACGCCACGCACCGTGGATACTGATGAACAACCGCGGGTGGATGCCAGCGCGGAAGGGCTGGCCAGCCTGCAGCCCACCTTCGATCGCCTCGGGTCGGTGACCGCTGGCAACGCCTCCAGCATCAATGACGGCGCGGCGGCGGTGATGATGATGAGTGAATCCAAAGCCCTTGAGCTGGGGCTGCCGATCCTCGCGCGGATCCGCGCCTTCGCCAGCGTCGGGGTCGATCCGGCGCTGATGGGCATCGCCCCGGTGCACGCCACCCGCCGCTGTCTGGAGCGGGCCGGCTGGCGGCTGGACGACGTCGATCTGATCGAAGCCAATGAGGCCTTCGCCGCTCAGGCTATCTCGGTGGGCCGGGTTCTGGAGTGGGATGAGCGCCGGGTCAACGTCAACGGCGGCGCGATCGCCCTCGGCCATCCCATCGGCGCCTCCGGCTGCCGGATCCTGGTGTCTCTGGTACACGAAATGATCAAGCGCGATGCGCGTAAAGGACTGGCGACGCTGTGTATCGGCGGTGGCCAGGGCGTGGCGCTGGCGGTAGAGCGCGCCTGA